One stretch of Candidatus Binatus sp. DNA includes these proteins:
- a CDS encoding 5-formyltetrahydrofolate cyclo-ligase translates to MADDKKKLRAILRDCRDALSVERAAAMSLCIQREVIASAEYRGAGAVVLYASKGNEVATDAIFADAIASGRAVFYPRIKTDPRDRSVRTIVAGRVRDRSDLQPDALGIIAPPESAERLDRQKFSSIVICVPGVAFGLEGQRLGRGGGYYDRFLGQFGAEAIGVGLAYSFQLLDRIPETEFDRRLNIIVTESAVHRAGETPLPAREARTKEVHPGGSTHLNPGNHNWWRGLIFLGDNEPAQGRR, encoded by the coding sequence GTGGCGGACGACAAGAAAAAGCTACGAGCAATACTACGCGATTGCCGCGATGCGCTTTCAGTCGAGCGCGCCGCGGCGATGTCGCTGTGCATTCAGCGCGAAGTGATCGCGAGCGCCGAGTATCGCGGCGCCGGGGCGGTCGTGCTGTATGCGTCGAAGGGCAACGAAGTCGCCACCGATGCGATCTTCGCCGACGCGATCGCGTCGGGGCGCGCCGTCTTCTATCCGCGGATCAAAACGGACCCGCGTGATCGATCGGTCAGGACGATCGTTGCGGGCCGGGTCCGCGATCGCAGCGATCTTCAACCTGATGCGCTCGGAATCATCGCGCCGCCCGAATCGGCGGAGCGGCTCGATCGACAGAAGTTTTCCAGCATCGTGATTTGCGTTCCCGGCGTGGCCTTCGGACTCGAAGGTCAGCGCCTCGGCAGGGGCGGGGGCTATTACGATCGTTTCCTCGGCCAGTTCGGCGCGGAAGCGATCGGCGTGGGACTCGCTTATTCATTCCAGCTGCTCGATCGAATTCCCGAAACGGAGTTCGACCGGCGGCTCAACATCATCGTGACCGAGTCCGCTGTTCATCGCGCCGGCGAAACGCCACTGCCGGCTCGCGAGGCGCGGACGAAGGAGGTACACCCGGGTGGCTCTACTCACCTTAATCCTGGGAATCATAATTGGTGGCGTGGTCTTATATTTTTGGGGGATAACGAACCAGCGCAAGGACGCCGTTAA
- the ffh gene encoding signal recognition particle protein, with protein sequence MFDTLSDRLESVFKKLKGQGRITERNIEEALREVRLALLEADVNIKVVRDFVEHVRGKALGQEVLRSLSPEQHLIKFVATELQNAMGGTARELDLKVKPPVKIMVVGLQGSGKTTSIAKLARWLKSERKRHPILASTDVYRPAAMEQLRVLGANAGIPVLDSSEDQDPIEIASRALARAETGGHDAVLIDTAGRLQIDEELMDELVRLKAALRPHHILFVADAMTGQEAANVAAGFHERLGISGVILTKLDSDARGGAALSVRTVTGAPILFATTGEKLDAFEVFYPDRLASRILGMGDMLTLIEKAQQNYDQTKAKELERKFKKNEFTITDFAEQIKAIAKMGSLGDIIGMIPGLKKVAGAADSEEAKLEMRRIQAIIDSMTIQERDNHLIINGRRRLRIASGSGTSVQDVNRFLKQFEQTRKVMKKITKMGAGKMMMRGMGLGS encoded by the coding sequence ATGTTTGATACCCTCAGCGACCGCCTTGAAAGCGTCTTCAAGAAGCTCAAAGGCCAGGGCCGAATCACCGAGCGCAATATCGAAGAGGCGCTCCGCGAAGTACGCCTCGCGCTGCTCGAAGCCGACGTAAATATCAAGGTCGTGCGCGATTTCGTCGAGCACGTGCGCGGCAAGGCGCTCGGCCAGGAAGTGTTGCGCTCGCTCTCGCCCGAGCAGCACCTCATCAAGTTCGTCGCGACTGAGTTGCAGAACGCGATGGGCGGGACGGCGCGCGAACTCGATCTCAAGGTCAAGCCGCCGGTCAAGATCATGGTCGTCGGGCTGCAAGGCTCGGGCAAAACCACTTCGATTGCCAAGCTCGCGCGATGGCTCAAGTCGGAGCGCAAGCGGCATCCGATTCTCGCCTCGACCGACGTGTATCGCCCGGCCGCGATGGAGCAGTTGCGCGTGCTCGGCGCGAACGCCGGTATCCCGGTGCTCGACAGCAGCGAGGATCAGGATCCGATCGAGATCGCGTCGCGGGCGCTGGCGCGCGCAGAGACCGGCGGTCACGACGCGGTGCTGATCGATACCGCGGGCCGCCTGCAGATCGACGAAGAGCTGATGGACGAGCTGGTGCGACTCAAAGCCGCGCTCCGGCCGCATCATATTTTATTCGTCGCCGACGCGATGACCGGCCAGGAGGCCGCCAACGTCGCGGCGGGATTCCATGAGCGGCTCGGCATCTCCGGCGTCATTCTGACCAAGCTCGATTCCGACGCGCGGGGCGGCGCCGCGCTGTCCGTCAGGACCGTCACCGGCGCGCCGATTTTGTTCGCAACTACCGGCGAGAAGCTCGACGCGTTCGAGGTCTTCTATCCGGATCGGCTGGCCTCGCGAATCCTGGGCATGGGCGACATGCTGACGCTGATCGAGAAGGCGCAGCAGAACTACGATCAGACCAAGGCCAAGGAGCTCGAGCGCAAGTTCAAGAAGAACGAGTTCACCATCACGGATTTCGCCGAGCAGATCAAAGCGATCGCCAAGATGGGCTCGCTCGGCGACATCATCGGGATGATCCCAGGACTCAAGAAAGTCGCCGGCGCCGCTGACTCGGAGGAAGCGAAACTCGAGATGCGGCGTATCCAGGCGATCATCGATTCGATGACGATCCAGGAGCGCGACAATCATCTGATTATCAACGGCCGGCGGCGATTGCGAATCGCCTCGGGCAGCGGGACTTCGGTCCAGGACGTCAATCGCTTTCTCAAACAATTCGAACAGACGCGCAAAGTCATGAAGAAGATCACCAAGATGGGGGCGGGAAAAATGATGATGCGCGGAATGGGACTAGGGAGTTAA
- a CDS encoding RnfABCDGE type electron transport complex subunit D: MDQVSAAIQASAIRASAIRAGTARTGAIVSAVRGAFSDPRLFQIFALGILLAIGAWFRDFSLRPTQAILTFAAALATQWACWPLTPNKPRSLRSAIITSLSLSLLLRADNLLVHPIAAAAAISSKSIFRFREKHLFNPATFGVIFALKLLPGAWVSPGQWGQDVAIAGWVVVLGMLVTQRARRADISWAFLAFYLGALALRVAYLGQRWSVWTHQLSSGALLLFAFFMISDPMTAPNSRAGRIAHAAVVAAIAYAWQFGFYRTNGLIWALFIAAACVPLWDALWPAPKFNWTQNGGHDETNSVSTIDARDADVRRDRARQAA, translated from the coding sequence ATGGACCAGGTATCCGCGGCGATTCAGGCGAGCGCGATTCGAGCCAGCGCGATCAGGGCGGGCACAGCACGCACGGGCGCGATCGTATCAGCCGTTCGCGGTGCATTCTCCGATCCGCGGCTGTTCCAGATTTTTGCGCTCGGGATCCTGCTCGCGATCGGCGCCTGGTTCCGCGATTTCAGCCTCCGCCCTACGCAAGCGATTCTGACCTTCGCCGCCGCCCTCGCGACGCAGTGGGCCTGCTGGCCGCTGACGCCCAATAAGCCGCGCTCGCTCCGTAGCGCGATCATCACCTCGCTCAGCCTCTCGCTGCTGCTTCGCGCCGACAATCTGTTGGTGCATCCGATCGCCGCCGCGGCCGCGATTTCATCCAAATCGATCTTCCGATTTCGTGAAAAGCATCTGTTCAATCCCGCGACCTTCGGCGTGATCTTCGCCCTCAAGTTGCTTCCCGGCGCGTGGGTTTCGCCCGGCCAATGGGGACAGGACGTTGCGATCGCAGGATGGGTCGTCGTGCTCGGGATGCTGGTGACGCAGCGCGCGCGCCGCGCCGATATCAGTTGGGCGTTTCTCGCATTCTATCTCGGCGCACTCGCGCTTCGGGTCGCGTATCTCGGCCAGCGCTGGAGCGTGTGGACGCATCAGTTGTCGAGCGGCGCGCTGCTCTTGTTCGCGTTCTTCATGATTTCCGATCCGATGACGGCGCCCAACAGCCGCGCCGGACGAATCGCGCACGCAGCAGTGGTCGCGGCGATCGCATACGCATGGCAGTTCGGCTTCTACCGCACCAACGGACTCATTTGGGCTTTGTTTATCGCGGCGGCGTGCGTTCCGCTCTGGGACGCGCTCTGGCCGGCGCCGAAATTCAACTGGACTCAAAATGGAGGTCACGATGAAACCAATTCCGTTTCGACAATCGATGCTCGCGATGCTGATGTTCGCCGCGATCGCGCTCGGCAGGCCGCATGA
- a CDS encoding DUF2330 domain-containing protein produces the protein MKPIPFRQSMLAMLMFAAIALGRPHDARAFCGFYVGKANASLINHASQVVVAHRDDKTVISLMNDYQGEPSEFALVVPVLVVLQKGQVHIGDRELFTKLDAYSAPRLVEYFDPNPCEIMRPMAMGAAGAMDMAKSSARNEAEMKTLGVTIEAEYTVGEYDIVILSAKESSGLETWLQQSGYRVPLGASRALAPYIRQDMKFFVAKVNLTEHRRAGLTYLRPLQFAFESPKFMLPIRLGMINAQGPQDLIVYLLTENGRVETTNYRTVKLPSGMDIPEYVGGEFGDFYKAMFNQQVKRNDMRAVFTEYVWNMGWCDPCAAPPLSREELKGLGVFWLDEQPGGVGMRGGVMMYPPIGGGALPVMLTRLHVRYSADTFPEDLAFQETQDQENFQARYVLRHAWKGSREACPAAKSYFEEVNRRRGQEAETLADLTGWTIGDVIKKAGLKGIEAPKPWWQNIWD, from the coding sequence ATGAAACCAATTCCGTTTCGACAATCGATGCTCGCGATGCTGATGTTCGCCGCGATCGCGCTCGGCAGGCCGCATGATGCGCGCGCATTCTGCGGCTTCTATGTTGGCAAGGCCAACGCGAGCCTGATCAATCACGCGTCGCAGGTCGTGGTAGCGCATCGCGACGACAAGACCGTAATCAGCCTGATGAACGATTACCAGGGCGAGCCGTCGGAATTCGCGCTGGTGGTGCCGGTGCTGGTGGTGTTGCAGAAGGGGCAGGTGCATATCGGCGATCGCGAACTGTTCACCAAACTCGACGCGTACAGTGCGCCGCGCCTGGTCGAATATTTCGATCCCAATCCGTGCGAGATCATGCGGCCGATGGCGATGGGGGCCGCGGGTGCGATGGACATGGCGAAGTCGAGTGCTCGCAATGAAGCCGAGATGAAAACGCTCGGAGTCACGATCGAGGCCGAGTACACCGTCGGCGAATACGACATCGTGATCTTGTCGGCGAAGGAATCGTCGGGGCTCGAGACGTGGCTGCAGCAAAGCGGTTACCGGGTTCCGCTCGGCGCGAGCCGCGCGCTCGCACCGTATATCCGGCAGGACATGAAATTTTTCGTCGCGAAAGTGAATCTGACGGAGCATCGCCGCGCCGGATTGACCTATCTCCGGCCGCTGCAGTTCGCGTTCGAATCGCCGAAATTCATGCTGCCGATTCGGCTGGGCATGATTAACGCGCAAGGCCCGCAGGATCTGATCGTCTATCTGCTCACCGAAAACGGGCGCGTCGAGACCACCAACTATCGCACCGTCAAACTGCCGAGCGGGATGGATATCCCGGAGTACGTCGGCGGTGAATTCGGCGATTTCTACAAGGCGATGTTCAATCAACAGGTTAAGCGCAACGATATGCGCGCAGTGTTCACCGAATACGTGTGGAACATGGGATGGTGCGATCCGTGCGCCGCGCCGCCGCTCTCGCGCGAGGAATTGAAGGGCCTCGGCGTGTTCTGGCTCGACGAACAGCCTGGCGGCGTTGGGATGCGCGGCGGCGTGATGATGTATCCGCCAATTGGCGGCGGTGCGCTGCCGGTGATGCTGACCCGCCTGCACGTGCGCTACTCGGCCGATACTTTCCCTGAGGATCTCGCCTTCCAGGAAACGCAGGATCAGGAAAATTTCCAGGCGCGCTATGTGTTGCGCCACGCCTGGAAGGGGTCGCGCGAGGCGTGCCCGGCGGCGAAGAGTTACTTCGAAGAGGTGAATCGCCGGCGCGGGCAGGAAGCCGAGACGCTCGCCGATCTGACTGGATGGACGATTGGCGACGTGATCAAGAAGGCCGGGCTCAAGGGAATCGAAGCGCCGAAGCCGTGGTGGCAGAATATCTGGGATTAA
- a CDS encoding RNA methyltransferase, translating to MADLFVALIHHPVVNRNGEIVTSAITSLDIHDIARAARTYDVRGVFIVHPIPEQRNFAASVIEHWRFDFGRAHDSRRREALELVQIVADLDEAISAAEKAARKRPLIVHTSAQTVGGASYASLRERMSQPDAPPMMLLLGTGFGMAPEVAARADIVLAPILGPTDYNHLSVRSAAGIILDRLRGH from the coding sequence GTGGCGGACCTTTTCGTCGCGCTGATTCATCATCCGGTCGTGAATCGCAACGGCGAAATCGTGACCTCGGCGATCACCAGCCTCGACATTCACGATATCGCGCGGGCGGCGCGCACTTACGACGTGCGCGGCGTTTTCATCGTGCATCCGATTCCCGAGCAGCGGAATTTCGCCGCCAGCGTGATCGAACATTGGCGCTTCGATTTCGGCCGCGCGCATGATTCGCGCCGTCGCGAGGCGCTCGAGCTGGTGCAAATCGTCGCCGATTTGGACGAGGCGATTTCAGCCGCGGAAAAGGCCGCGCGGAAACGCCCGCTGATCGTGCATACGTCGGCGCAGACCGTCGGCGGCGCCAGTTACGCGTCGCTGCGCGAGCGCATGAGCCAGCCCGATGCGCCGCCGATGATGCTCCTGCTCGGCACCGGCTTCGGGATGGCGCCTGAAGTCGCCGCGCGGGCCGATATCGTGCTGGCGCCGATTCTCGGCCCCACCGACTACAACCATCTCTCGGTTCGCTCTGCCGCCGGGATCATTCTCGATCGCCTCCGCGGCCATTGA
- the zapB gene encoding cell division protein ZapB yields MATDVLKQLDERIQASVAKMSQLRKENEQLSQRLAETEKRYAEAAAQVKQLSAERAAQESERNEVRTRIEKILSRFDGIDLG; encoded by the coding sequence ATGGCGACCGACGTCCTGAAACAGCTCGATGAACGTATCCAGGCCTCTGTGGCCAAAATGAGCCAGTTGCGCAAGGAGAATGAGCAATTATCGCAGCGGCTGGCCGAGACTGAGAAACGCTATGCCGAAGCCGCCGCGCAAGTGAAGCAACTTAGCGCCGAGCGCGCGGCGCAGGAAAGCGAACGCAACGAAGTCCGCACGAGGATCGAAAAAATCCTGTCGCGTTTCGACGGTATCGATCTCGGCTGA
- the trmD gene encoding tRNA (guanosine(37)-N1)-methyltransferase TrmD, with protein sequence MHTMKIHVITLFPEMFESPLQGGMIGRAIEQGLIVLKTHALREFGLGNYRQVDDAPYGGGSGMVMRPEPIAAAIDAVDAECPGLWRVLMTPQGEVFDQAIAREFAGRTPGLMLIAGRYEGIDERVRALVDQEISIGDYVLSGGELPAMVVIEAVGRLLPGVLGNPESLDEESFAAGMLEYPQYTRPDEFRGMRVPDVLLSGDHGKIREWRAAESRRRTTRRRPDLLERRRS encoded by the coding sequence TTGCACACGATGAAAATTCACGTAATCACGCTGTTCCCCGAGATGTTCGAATCGCCGCTGCAAGGCGGCATGATCGGTCGCGCCATCGAGCAAGGATTGATCGTGCTCAAGACTCATGCGCTGCGCGAATTCGGCCTCGGCAATTACCGCCAGGTCGATGATGCGCCGTACGGCGGCGGCAGCGGGATGGTGATGCGGCCGGAGCCGATCGCGGCTGCGATCGACGCCGTCGATGCTGAATGTCCCGGACTATGGCGCGTCCTGATGACTCCGCAGGGCGAAGTTTTCGATCAGGCGATCGCGCGCGAGTTTGCCGGCCGCACGCCGGGCCTGATGCTGATCGCGGGGCGCTACGAAGGAATCGACGAACGCGTGCGCGCGCTGGTCGATCAGGAAATCTCGATCGGCGACTACGTGCTGAGCGGCGGCGAGCTGCCCGCGATGGTCGTGATCGAAGCAGTCGGCCGGCTGCTTCCCGGCGTGCTCGGCAATCCCGAGTCGCTCGACGAGGAATCGTTCGCGGCCGGGATGCTCGAATATCCGCAATACACGCGGCCCGACGAGTTCCGCGGGATGCGCGTGCCGGACGTGCTGCTGAGCGGCGACCACGGCAAAATCCGCGAATGGCGGGCGGCCGAATCGCGGCGGCGCACGACGCGGCGGCGTCCGGACTTGCTCGAACGGCGGAGATCCTGA
- the rny gene encoding ribonuclease Y, translated as MALLTLILGIIIGGVVLYFWGITNQRKDAVNLEAAHAEIEGITKEAKTRSELLLKEAELKAKDLLVGARAEAEREIRERRREITAIEAKLETREESFEKRQEAFERREADLNRRDQSLRSREKSLTEKEEQQQALIDEARGKLEAVAGLTREEAKRSLMEEMIGQARTEASKHIRIVEEEAREEADRRAKRIVSIAIERLAGEFVAERTVSVLSLPNDEMKGRIIGREGRNIRAIEAATGVDIIIDDTPEAVVISCHNPIRREIARVALERLISDGRIHPGRIEEVVRKAEQEVEESIREAGQRAIIEVGVHGIHPELVKLLGMLKYRYSYAQNVLMHSIEAAFICGSMAAELGLNEKQARRAALLHDIGKALTHEVEGSHALIGGEIARKYGESAKIVNAIAAHHEEVKAETILAPLVDAADALSGARPGARREVLESYVKRLEDLEAIAKSFKGVEKCFAVQAGREMRVIVEPTQVSDEDTSMLAREVARKIEADMTYPGQIRVIVIRETRATELAK; from the coding sequence GTGGCTCTACTCACCTTAATCCTGGGAATCATAATTGGTGGCGTGGTCTTATATTTTTGGGGGATAACGAACCAGCGCAAGGACGCCGTTAACCTGGAGGCCGCGCACGCCGAAATCGAGGGCATAACCAAGGAGGCAAAAACCCGCAGCGAACTGTTACTCAAGGAGGCTGAACTAAAGGCCAAAGACCTGCTCGTCGGCGCGCGCGCCGAAGCGGAACGCGAGATCCGCGAACGGCGGCGCGAAATCACGGCGATCGAAGCCAAGCTCGAAACTCGCGAAGAGAGTTTCGAAAAACGCCAGGAAGCATTCGAGCGCCGGGAGGCCGACCTTAATCGGCGCGATCAGAGCCTTCGCTCGCGCGAGAAAAGTCTCACCGAAAAGGAAGAACAACAGCAGGCGCTGATCGACGAAGCACGCGGCAAGCTCGAAGCCGTCGCCGGACTCACGCGCGAAGAAGCGAAGCGCTCGTTGATGGAGGAGATGATCGGACAGGCGCGCACCGAAGCGTCCAAGCATATTCGAATCGTCGAGGAAGAAGCGCGCGAAGAGGCCGATCGGCGCGCGAAACGAATCGTGTCGATCGCGATCGAGCGGCTGGCGGGCGAGTTCGTCGCGGAGCGCACGGTGTCGGTGCTCTCGCTGCCCAACGACGAAATGAAGGGCCGAATAATCGGGCGCGAAGGCCGCAATATCCGCGCGATCGAGGCGGCGACCGGGGTCGATATCATAATCGACGACACGCCGGAGGCGGTCGTTATCTCATGCCACAATCCGATTCGCCGCGAGATCGCGCGCGTCGCGCTCGAGCGATTGATCTCCGACGGCCGGATCCATCCGGGACGGATCGAGGAAGTCGTGCGCAAGGCGGAGCAGGAGGTCGAGGAATCGATCCGCGAGGCCGGCCAGCGCGCGATTATCGAGGTCGGCGTGCACGGGATTCATCCGGAGTTGGTCAAGCTGCTCGGGATGCTCAAGTATCGATACAGCTACGCGCAGAACGTTCTGATGCATTCGATCGAAGCGGCGTTTATCTGCGGCTCGATGGCGGCAGAACTGGGACTCAATGAAAAGCAGGCGCGCCGCGCGGCGCTGCTGCACGATATCGGCAAGGCGCTGACCCATGAAGTCGAGGGGTCGCACGCGCTAATCGGCGGCGAAATCGCGCGCAAGTACGGCGAATCGGCGAAGATCGTCAACGCGATCGCGGCGCATCATGAGGAAGTGAAAGCCGAAACGATTCTCGCGCCGCTGGTCGATGCGGCCGATGCGCTCTCGGGTGCGCGTCCGGGTGCGCGGCGCGAGGTGCTCGAGAGTTACGTCAAGCGTCTCGAGGATCTTGAGGCGATCGCGAAATCGTTCAAAGGGGTCGAGAAGTGTTTTGCGGTGCAGGCCGGCCGCGAGATGCGGGTGATCGTCGAACCGACCCAGGTCTCGGACGAAGACACCTCGATGCTGGCGCGCGAAGTGGCGCGCAAAATCGAAGCCGACATGACCTATCCGGGACAAATCCGCGTGATCGTCATCAGGGAGACGCGGGCGACCGAATTGGCGAAGTAA
- the rpsP gene encoding 30S ribosomal protein S16: MALVIRLRRHGSKKKPYYRIVVADSRSPRDGRFVEQVGTYDPAFDPPRVTLKKENTDKWIKAGAKPSDTVRKLIKRADEAATVSA; this comes from the coding sequence ATGGCCCTTGTAATCCGGCTGCGCCGTCATGGCAGCAAAAAGAAACCCTACTACCGTATCGTCGTCGCCGATTCGCGCTCGCCGCGCGACGGGCGCTTTGTCGAGCAGGTCGGAACTTATGACCCGGCTTTCGATCCACCGCGCGTCACGCTCAAGAAAGAAAATACCGATAAGTGGATCAAGGCGGGCGCTAAACCGAGCGACACGGTGAGAAAGTTAATTAAACGAGCCGACGAAGCCGCAACGGTCTCCGCTTGA
- the rimM gene encoding ribosome maturation factor RimM (Essential for efficient processing of 16S rRNA), protein MLRIGRIVGAHALKGALRLRLDNPDSDSLERARRIFVERGGEPKEFKLLGVSRLNATTLRITIEGIADANAADEMKGAIAMLAPEDVPPPAPGEFYYYQAIGCEVFLVDGSSIGKIEEVFSNGAQDIWVVRHGDREILIPVIADVVKAMDFDARRVTIDPIPGLLD, encoded by the coding sequence ATGCTCCGTATTGGCCGCATAGTTGGCGCGCACGCGCTGAAGGGCGCGCTCCGCCTGCGGCTCGACAACCCGGACTCCGACAGCCTCGAGCGCGCCCGGCGCATTTTTGTCGAACGGGGCGGCGAGCCGAAGGAATTCAAATTGTTGGGCGTCAGCAGGCTGAACGCGACCACGCTCCGAATCACCATTGAAGGCATCGCCGACGCCAACGCCGCCGACGAAATGAAAGGCGCGATCGCGATGCTCGCACCCGAGGATGTCCCGCCGCCGGCGCCCGGCGAGTTCTACTACTATCAGGCGATCGGCTGCGAGGTGTTCCTCGTCGATGGCTCCAGTATCGGCAAAATTGAAGAGGTCTTCTCCAACGGCGCGCAGGATATCTGGGTCGTACGCCACGGCGATCGCGAGATTCTGATTCCGGTGATCGCGGACGTCGTCAAGGCGATGGACTTCGACGCGCGCCGCGTCACGATCGATCCAATCCCCGGCCTGCTCGACTGA
- a CDS encoding RNA polymerase sigma factor, with protein sequence MAPPEFAARYARALARLYNQSRAERWNVTQDLLFEAAHRATRSAGASGDLAIAALLDALHGEDLALALACKAGHAGAWEHVITKLRPSLYSAARAITRDDDRGRELADSLWADLYGLQVRDGARRSMLDYFHGRSSILTWLRAVLAQRHVDYVRSTSRLEQFADGANPPADASRDDDQSEPERARYVQMLGAALAIALKLLAPRERMRLGYYYRHALSLNEIGRLMNEHESTVSRQLARSRDALKREIEAQLKTQNGLDQEQIRLCYDYAAGDLPIDLGRALPEAR encoded by the coding sequence ATGGCGCCGCCAGAGTTCGCAGCCAGGTATGCTCGAGCGCTCGCCCGACTCTACAATCAATCCCGAGCGGAGCGCTGGAACGTAACTCAGGATTTGCTATTCGAGGCGGCGCATCGTGCGACGCGCTCAGCGGGAGCATCCGGCGATTTGGCGATCGCGGCGTTGCTCGATGCTCTGCACGGTGAAGATCTCGCACTCGCGCTCGCCTGCAAAGCCGGTCATGCCGGCGCGTGGGAACATGTCATCACGAAACTTCGTCCGTCGCTTTATTCAGCGGCGCGCGCGATCACCCGCGACGATGACCGCGGCCGCGAACTAGCCGATTCGTTGTGGGCCGATCTCTACGGACTCCAGGTGCGTGACGGCGCGCGTCGCTCGATGCTCGATTATTTCCACGGCCGCAGCTCGATTCTGACCTGGCTGCGCGCCGTGCTGGCGCAGCGTCACGTCGATTACGTCCGCTCCACGAGCCGCCTCGAGCAATTCGCCGACGGCGCGAATCCACCCGCCGATGCGAGTCGCGACGACGACCAATCCGAGCCCGAACGCGCACGCTACGTGCAGATGCTCGGTGCGGCGCTCGCGATCGCGCTCAAGTTGCTTGCGCCGCGCGAGCGGATGCGGCTTGGGTACTACTATCGCCACGCGCTTTCGCTGAACGAAATCGGCCGCCTGATGAACGAGCATGAATCCACTGTCTCGCGCCAGCTTGCGCGCTCGCGCGACGCTCTCAAGCGCGAAATTGAGGCGCAACTCAAAACTCAAAACGGCCTGGATCAGGAGCAAATTCGGCTGTGTTATGATTACGCTGCGGGTGATTTGCCAATCGATCTTGGCCGCGCGCTGCCCGAGGCTCGCTAA
- a CDS encoding KH domain-containing protein yields the protein MKELVQFLAQQLVNNPEAVDVKETLGDTASVLELRVAKEDLGRVIGKQGRTAKSIRTILNAVASRTNRKVVLEIVEDK from the coding sequence ATGAAGGAGCTCGTTCAGTTCCTCGCGCAACAATTGGTGAACAATCCTGAGGCGGTGGACGTGAAGGAGACGCTGGGCGATACCGCATCGGTACTCGAACTGCGGGTGGCCAAAGAGGACCTGGGGCGAGTGATCGGCAAACAGGGCCGCACGGCGAAATCGATCCGTACGATCCTCAACGCGGTCGCGTCGCGCACCAATCGCAAAGTCGTGCTCGAGATTGTCGAAGACAAGTAG
- a CDS encoding cell division protein ZapA — MKGVNVQIMGQSLVVASDAGDEWVKSVAETVDERIKAIRAGTQTVSSINLVILAALNFADELEHLRREHQELMDRIEAMNKRLSAAIDGDPS, encoded by the coding sequence ATGAAAGGCGTTAACGTCCAGATCATGGGCCAAAGCCTGGTGGTCGCCAGCGATGCGGGCGATGAGTGGGTAAAGTCCGTGGCCGAGACGGTGGACGAACGTATCAAGGCTATCCGCGCAGGGACCCAGACCGTGAGTTCGATCAATCTGGTAATCCTTGCTGCGTTAAATTTCGCCGACGAACTCGAGCATCTGCGCCGGGAGCATCAGGAGTTGATGGATCGAATCGAGGCGATGAATAAACGGCTGTCCGCGGCGATCGATGGGGATCCATCGTGA